One genomic region from Nymphalis io chromosome 18, ilAglIoxx1.1, whole genome shotgun sequence encodes:
- the LOC126775696 gene encoding uncharacterized protein LOC126775696 gives MTSLINILLKLLKEIVKRNKPTIIIRRQGEADNEIDIDYLDDLKPPTLQNQEYDNNDSKDSNSDSEEKIETDVDDVAELSLEDDRNNSEQDSDSNLDESDDDDDNDDYDEPPGGGDGEGGGILGLLAGLSGGDGQSDLGSLLATISGIIANLSGDGIDLNALIASGIGLFVGLLSEGEENPGAIIASYLLTSLDTITGGGAKNNGEFFGKFLSKLVKGTSAAGDPDASSEEEDNGNKMIMADSAGFFLSFISSLLGDMSKSSSSSHPWRRYFKET, from the exons ATGACAAGTCTTATT AATATATTGCTGAAACTTCTCAAGGAAATCGTGAAGCGTAATAAACCAACAATCATTATTCGAAGACAAGGTGAAGCAGATAATGAGATCGACATTGATTACTTAGATGACTTAAAACCCCCTACTCTCCAAAACCAGGAATATGATAACAATGATAGTAAAGATTCTAATAGTGATTCTGAAGAAAAAATTGAAACTGACGTCGATGACGTAGCCGAATTGAGTTTGGAGGATGACAGGAATAATTCAGAACAAGATTCGGACTCTAATTTAGATGAAAGCGACGATGATGACGATAATGATGACTATGACGAACCACCAGGAGGTGGGGATGGTGAGGGTGGTGGGATTTTAGGCCTACTTGCTGGACTTAGTGGAGGC GATGGTCAGTCAGATCTAGGATCTCTTCTCGCAACAATCAGTGGAATTATAGCTAATTTAAGT GGCGATGGTATCGACCTAAATGCTCTCATTGCATCTGGTATAGGGCTGTTCGTCGGATTATTG TCTGAAGGCGAGGAGAATCCAGGAGCTATAATAGCGAGTTATCTTCTTACATCACTAGATACTATCACCGGAGGCGGAGCT AAAAATAATGGAGAATTCTTCGGAAAATTCCTATCGAAATTGGTTAAGGGTACTAGCGCT GCAGGAGATCCAGATGCTAGCTCCGAAGAAGAAGACAAtggaaataaaatgattatggcAGACTCTGCTGGATTTTTCCTAAGCTTCATATCGTCTCTTCTAGGAGATATGTCTAAGAGTAGCTCCAGCTCCCATCCATGGAGAAGATATTTTAAAGAGACCTGA